A genomic segment from Gaiellales bacterium encodes:
- a CDS encoding UDP-N-acetylglucosamine--N-acetylmuramyl-(pentapeptide) pyrophosphoryl-undecaprenol N-acetylglucosamine transferase has protein sequence MAAELTARGADVVFAGTPERIESRLVPAAGYPLHTYHVTGFPRKPSLGLIRGLGLAAVAPAACTRILRRVRPDVVFGGGGYVAGPMLAAAAGMRIPAALMEVDAHLGLANRMAAPFARRVFLSFPIGDLGPPRYQLTGRPVPRAVLDATAEQGRREFDLPADRRVVLVFGGSLGSTTLNRAATAAWAADDPGFTVVHITGEREFALSSGRAAAHYRVLPYTASLGPLLAAADLVVSRAGGSVFEIAAAGRPAILVPSPNVTADHQSRNAEFIADGGAAIVIGDNELTAVRLATEVDKLLADPDRLTGMSEAARRLARPDAGERIATELLALAR, from the coding sequence GTGGCCGCCGAGCTCACGGCTAGGGGCGCCGATGTCGTGTTCGCCGGCACCCCCGAGCGGATCGAGTCCCGGCTCGTCCCCGCCGCCGGCTACCCGCTGCACACCTACCACGTCACCGGCTTCCCCCGGAAGCCGTCGCTCGGCCTCATCCGGGGGCTCGGCCTGGCGGCCGTCGCGCCGGCGGCGTGCACGCGCATCCTCCGCCGCGTGCGGCCGGACGTCGTCTTCGGCGGCGGGGGATACGTGGCGGGGCCGATGCTCGCCGCTGCCGCCGGCATGCGCATCCCTGCGGCGCTGATGGAGGTGGACGCCCACCTCGGCCTCGCCAACCGGATGGCCGCCCCGTTCGCGCGGCGCGTGTTCCTCTCGTTCCCCATCGGCGACCTGGGCCCGCCCCGCTACCAGCTCACCGGCCGGCCCGTGCCGCGGGCGGTGCTCGACGCGACGGCCGAGCAGGGCCGGCGCGAGTTCGACCTGCCGGCCGACCGCCGGGTCGTGCTCGTCTTCGGCGGCAGCCTCGGCTCGACCACGCTGAACCGGGCCGCCACCGCCGCCTGGGCAGCCGACGACCCCGGCTTCACCGTCGTCCACATCACCGGCGAGCGCGAGTTCGCGCTCTCGTCCGGGCGGGCGGCGGCGCACTACCGCGTGCTGCCGTACACGGCGAGCCTGGGGCCGCTGCTGGCCGCCGCCGACCTGGTCGTCTCGCGGGCCGGTGGGTCGGTGTTCGAGATCGCCGCCGCCGGCCGGCCCGCGATCCTCGTGCCCTCGCCGAACGTGACCGCCGACCACCAGTCGCGGAACGCCGAATTCATCGCCGACGGCGGGGCCGCCATCGTCATCGGCGACAACGAGCTGACCGCCGTGCGGCTCGCCACCGAGGTCGACAAGCTGCTCGCAGACCCCGACCGGCTGACCGGAATGTCGGAGGCCGCCCGCCGGCTGGCGCGGCCTGACGCCGGCGAGCGGATCGCGACCGAGCTCCTGGCGCTGGCCCGATGA
- the ftsW gene encoding putative lipid II flippase FtsW: MARLHAINDSGGSGEAAERRAQARRRSSSSHQIEYHLLLLLTLGLVAFGLIMVYSASSGIAVVNGANPLSPLMRQGIYAVLGVGCMVGAARFRYKRLRMLAPLLMLMALIGLVMVKVPGIGVRINGAERWIVAGPLTLQPSEFAKLAMVVFCAAVLTARKRPPRTIKELVNPVGLAALIVCGLVALEPDLGTTIAIAVMVTGVLIVAGTPFRLLVGTAGIVSAGAALVISQNAYMHARLLAFMHPWQDAGGSGYQNVQALLSLGSGGIWGKGLGQGTVKNGYLPEAPSDMIAAVIGEELGLIGILVTVLAFAAFAVLGFRIAMRTKDPFGKFLATGITCLVTGQAVVNLGAVLGFLPLTGVPLPLISSGGSSLIVFLTLIGTLLNVADSERAVARKAVPADDTAASRKRPRPQPAGADRRRRNRRPRRAVAGGGRRAHG; the protein is encoded by the coding sequence GTGGCGAGGTTGCACGCGATCAACGACAGCGGGGGGAGCGGAGAGGCCGCGGAACGGCGGGCGCAGGCCCGACGGCGCAGCTCGAGCTCCCACCAGATCGAGTACCACCTGCTGCTCCTGCTCACCCTCGGGCTGGTCGCCTTCGGCCTGATCATGGTCTACAGCGCGTCGAGCGGCATCGCCGTCGTGAACGGCGCCAACCCGCTCTCGCCGCTGATGCGCCAGGGGATCTACGCCGTGCTCGGCGTCGGCTGCATGGTCGGCGCCGCCCGGTTCCGCTACAAGCGCCTGCGGATGCTGGCGCCCCTGCTCATGCTGATGGCGCTGATCGGGCTCGTGATGGTGAAGGTGCCGGGGATCGGCGTGCGCATCAACGGCGCCGAGCGCTGGATCGTCGCCGGGCCGCTGACGCTGCAGCCCTCGGAGTTCGCGAAGCTCGCGATGGTCGTCTTCTGCGCCGCCGTCCTCACCGCGCGGAAGCGCCCGCCCCGCACCATCAAGGAGCTCGTGAACCCGGTCGGGCTGGCCGCCCTGATCGTGTGCGGCCTGGTCGCGCTCGAGCCCGATCTGGGCACGACGATCGCGATCGCCGTCATGGTCACGGGCGTCCTGATCGTCGCCGGCACGCCGTTCCGGCTGCTCGTCGGCACGGCCGGGATCGTCTCGGCCGGCGCCGCGCTCGTCATCTCCCAGAACGCCTACATGCACGCCCGCCTGCTCGCGTTCATGCACCCCTGGCAGGATGCCGGTGGCAGCGGCTACCAGAACGTGCAGGCCCTGCTCTCGCTCGGATCGGGCGGCATCTGGGGCAAGGGCCTCGGCCAGGGCACCGTCAAGAACGGGTACCTGCCGGAGGCGCCGAGCGACATGATCGCCGCCGTCATCGGCGAGGAGCTGGGCCTCATCGGGATCCTCGTCACCGTGCTCGCATTCGCCGCCTTCGCGGTGCTCGGCTTTCGGATCGCGATGCGCACGAAGGACCCGTTCGGCAAGTTTCTCGCCACCGGGATCACCTGCCTCGTCACCGGCCAGGCCGTCGTGAACCTGGGCGCCGTGCTCGGCTTCCTGCCTCTCACGGGCGTCCCGTTGCCGCTGATAAGCTCAGGCGGATCCAGCCTGATCGTGTTCCTCACCCTGATCGGGACGCTCCTGAACGTCGCCGACAGCGAGCGGGCAGTCGCCCGCAAGGCAGTGCCCGCCGATGACACCGCCGCCAGCCGCAAGCGACCCCGGCCGCAGCCCGCGGGTGCTGATCGCCGCCGGAGGAACCGCAGGCCACGTCGTGCCGTCGCTGGCGGTGGCCGCCGAGCTCACGGCTAG